One part of the Parasphingorhabdus sp. SCSIO 66989 genome encodes these proteins:
- a CDS encoding MarR family transcriptional regulator has translation MTMIAQWMQGLVNYVRAAEPDLTNRQLAVLLLVHYTSGPHTVRGLAEALAVSKPVITRALDKLANLGFLARQADEADGRNVFIVGTSRGGAFLAKFEDYFGNNAAERSAFARDNGIIVHH, from the coding sequence ATGACGATGATAGCGCAGTGGATGCAGGGCCTGGTCAACTATGTACGCGCGGCCGAGCCGGATCTTACAAACCGGCAATTGGCGGTGCTGCTGCTGGTGCATTATACGTCCGGGCCGCACACGGTACGCGGCCTGGCCGAGGCGCTTGCGGTTTCCAAACCGGTAATCACACGGGCTCTGGACAAGCTCGCCAATTTGGGCTTTCTGGCGCGGCAGGCGGACGAGGCGGATGGCCGCAACGTGTTTATCGTCGGCACCAGCAGGGGAGGGGCATTCCTCGCCAAGTTCGAGGATTATTTTGGCAACAATGCAGCAGAACGCAGCGCCTTTGCCCGCGACAACGGGATTATTGTCCACCACTGA
- a CDS encoding leucyl aminopeptidase family protein: MIDFSHLVMADSGQNATPITCLTADQLDDWLKQQPDTVRSFVKAGCFAAKPHEYVLVPEGKGDSLRVVAGVADADTLTVWSLAKLAEALPEGHYRLDGDATPGQAVIGWCLGQHKFDRYLSNGDDKGPRVLLTHKLPNAEARMAEAGATALVRDMVNTPAEDMGPAMLEKLSQKAAETYDAKLTVTRGDALEQGYPMIHAVGRASSRAHAPRLIELEWGKEDHPRLAIVGKGVCFDSGGLDIKSAVGMRLMKKDMGGAAHALALAHLVMAAKLPVRLHLLIPAVENGIAAGAFRPGDILTSRKGDSVEIGNTDAEGRLVLGDALTKAGEDDPELVIDFATLTGAARIALGPDLPAMFCDNEDVASGLHDAGRDVGDPMWRLPLWDDYADMLKTPLADINNTGGAFAGAVTAALFLKRFAPTGKDWVHFDTFAWRPTARPGQTQGGEALGLRASWRYLQQRFGK, translated from the coding sequence ATGATTGATTTTTCTCATCTTGTCATGGCCGATAGCGGCCAGAACGCCACCCCGATCACCTGTCTTACAGCGGACCAGCTTGATGACTGGCTGAAGCAACAGCCCGATACCGTGCGCAGTTTCGTCAAGGCCGGATGCTTCGCCGCCAAGCCACACGAATATGTTCTGGTGCCTGAGGGCAAAGGCGACAGCTTGCGCGTGGTTGCCGGTGTGGCTGATGCTGACACATTGACCGTCTGGTCGCTGGCAAAGCTGGCCGAAGCCCTGCCCGAGGGTCATTATCGGCTTGATGGCGATGCGACGCCGGGACAGGCGGTGATCGGTTGGTGCCTCGGCCAACATAAATTTGACCGCTATCTTTCCAATGGCGATGACAAAGGCCCGCGTGTCCTTCTCACCCACAAGCTGCCCAATGCCGAGGCGCGCATGGCCGAGGCGGGCGCTACGGCGCTGGTGCGCGATATGGTGAATACACCGGCCGAGGATATGGGCCCGGCCATGCTGGAGAAGCTGTCCCAAAAGGCGGCTGAAACCTATGATGCCAAGCTGACCGTGACCCGTGGCGATGCGCTGGAGCAGGGCTATCCTATGATCCATGCGGTTGGCCGCGCCTCAAGCCGTGCCCATGCACCGCGTCTGATTGAATTGGAATGGGGCAAGGAAGATCATCCCCGTCTCGCTATCGTCGGCAAGGGCGTATGCTTTGACAGTGGCGGGCTGGATATCAAAAGCGCGGTCGGCATGCGGCTGATGAAAAAGGATATGGGCGGTGCGGCGCACGCATTGGCGCTGGCGCATCTGGTGATGGCGGCGAAATTGCCAGTGCGGCTGCATCTGCTGATCCCGGCGGTGGAAAATGGCATTGCTGCAGGGGCTTTCCGCCCCGGCGATATCCTCACCAGTCGCAAGGGCGACAGTGTCGAGATTGGCAATACCGATGCCGAGGGCCGTCTGGTGCTGGGTGACGCGCTGACCAAGGCAGGTGAAGATGACCCGGAACTGGTGATCGACTTTGCGACACTCACCGGTGCAGCGCGGATTGCGCTCGGCCCCGATCTGCCGGCAATGTTCTGCGATAATGAGGATGTCGCCAGCGGCTTGCATGACGCTGGACGCGATGTTGGAGATCCGATGTGGCGCTTGCCGCTCTGGGATGACTATGCCGATATGCTCAAAACACCTTTGGCCGATATCAACAACACCGGCGGTGCCTTTGCCGGAGCGGTGACCGCGGCACTCTTCCTCAAACGCTTTGCGCCTACAGGCAAGGACTGGGTGCATTTTGACACCTTTGCCTGGCGACCGACTGCGCGCCCTGGTCAGACGCAGGGCGGCGAAGCACTGGGCCTGCGCGCAAGCTGGCGCTATTTGCAGCAGCGTTTCGGAAAGTAA
- a CDS encoding flavin-containing monooxygenase, with protein sequence MAEQIVDVLIAGAGISGIGMAVHLKQQCPGRSFAMIEQRDDLGGTWNLFQYPGIRSDSDMHTLGFEFEPWTEQKAIADGPSILNYLHRITDKHDLRQHMRFGHKILSANWSSEEALWTLTVETKGGTSELKGRFLYMGTGYYDYDQGYDPVFEGREDFAGQIVHPQFWPKDLDYSGKKVVVIGSGATAVTLVPNMADTAGHVTMLQRTPTWYAVRPAKDAIANFLRAIMPDQWAYNIIRKRNVWLQDWFFKRAKNKPDSVAKTLMKNVKKALGSEPDEKTYTPPYNPWDQRLCLVPDGDMFTAISEGRASIVTDHIKRFTKTGIELKSGEHLDADVIVTATGLKLAMAGKVAFSVDGEATQFNDRFYYKGCMFSNVPNMAIIFGYLNASWTLKVDIVANYVCRILNRMQQSGSDIVVPQLDDPASVPEEELFDGFSSGYVQRANDILPKQGAEMPWRLTQDYLFERNVLLNEPLDDGVLTFRNAGAVAQPQAEPMAEAAE encoded by the coding sequence ATGGCCGAACAAATTGTTGATGTGCTGATCGCGGGAGCGGGAATCTCCGGCATTGGTATGGCGGTGCATCTCAAGCAGCAATGTCCTGGCCGCAGTTTTGCGATGATTGAACAGCGTGATGATCTGGGCGGCACATGGAACCTGTTCCAATATCCCGGCATCCGTTCGGACAGCGATATGCACACGCTGGGTTTCGAATTTGAGCCCTGGACCGAGCAAAAGGCAATCGCCGACGGCCCGTCTATTCTGAACTATCTGCACCGCATCACCGACAAGCATGACCTGCGCCAGCATATGCGCTTTGGCCATAAAATCCTCTCGGCCAACTGGTCGAGTGAGGAGGCGTTGTGGACGCTGACGGTCGAGACCAAAGGCGGCACCAGCGAACTCAAAGGCCGCTTCCTCTATATGGGCACCGGCTATTATGATTATGATCAGGGCTATGACCCGGTATTTGAAGGGCGCGAGGATTTTGCCGGGCAGATTGTCCATCCACAATTCTGGCCCAAGGATCTGGACTATAGCGGCAAGAAGGTCGTTGTCATTGGCTCGGGAGCCACAGCGGTCACGCTGGTTCCGAATATGGCCGACACTGCAGGGCATGTAACGATGCTGCAGCGCACGCCGACATGGTATGCGGTGCGTCCGGCAAAGGACGCGATTGCCAATTTCCTGCGCGCGATCATGCCTGATCAATGGGCCTATAATATCATCCGCAAGCGCAATGTTTGGCTGCAAGACTGGTTCTTTAAACGCGCCAAGAACAAGCCCGACAGCGTGGCCAAGACTCTGATGAAGAATGTCAAAAAGGCGCTGGGCAGCGAGCCGGACGAAAAGACATATACCCCGCCCTATAATCCATGGGACCAGCGGCTGTGTCTGGTGCCCGATGGGGATATGTTCACCGCCATCAGCGAAGGCCGGGCGAGCATTGTCACCGACCATATTAAGCGCTTCACCAAGACCGGCATAGAACTGAAATCGGGTGAGCATCTGGATGCGGATGTCATCGTCACTGCAACCGGCCTGAAACTCGCCATGGCGGGCAAGGTGGCATTTTCGGTCGATGGCGAAGCGACGCAGTTTAATGATCGTTTCTACTATAAGGGCTGCATGTTTTCCAATGTGCCGAATATGGCGATCATCTTCGGCTATCTGAATGCGTCCTGGACGCTCAAGGTGGATATCGTCGCCAATTATGTCTGCCGCATATTGAACCGCATGCAGCAGAGCGGCAGCGATATTGTTGTGCCGCAACTCGATGATCCTGCTTCAGTGCCTGAAGAGGAACTGTTTGACGGTTTCTCCTCGGGCTATGTCCAGCGCGCTAACGATATCCTTCCGAAACAGGGCGCGGAAATGCCGTGGCGATTGACGCAGGACTATCTGTTTGAACGCAATGTGCTGCTCAATGAGCCGCTGGATGACGGGGTGCTGACCTTCCGTAATGCTGGTGCTGTGGCGCAGCCCCAAGCCGAGCCGATGGCTGAGGCGGCGGAGTAG
- the rimO gene encoding 30S ribosomal protein S12 methylthiotransferase RimO: MASNTPLSIPAPPKVGMVSLGCPKALVDSERILTKLRADGYDMSPDYAGADVVLVNTCGFLDSAKEESLEAIGEAMAENGRVIVTGCMGKEADTIRARFPDVLAITGAAQYEDVVGAVHEAAPPARGEYIDLIPQADPDAQTKHGGLKLTPRHYGYLKISEGCNHRCSFCIIPQLRGDLVSRRVDAVLREAEKLVEAGTKELLVISQDTSAYGVDTRHETRMWKGRETRAHMTDLARELGQLRTAEGRAPWVRLHYVYPYPHVDKVIPLMADGLLTPYLDIPFQHAAPSVLKRMKRPANEAKVLERVKKWRDICPDLTIRSTFVVGFPGETEEDFQYLLDWLDEAQLDRVGGFRFEPVEGAAANALDNPVPEELKEERYQRLMEKTAAISAARLQAKVGRTLPVIIDEVGEADEEGSIGATGRSQADAPGIDGEVFLRDVAADLAVGDIIDVTIEDADAHDLYGVPVS, encoded by the coding sequence ATGGCTTCCAACACTCCCTTGTCCATTCCTGCCCCGCCCAAAGTGGGCATGGTGTCCTTGGGCTGCCCCAAGGCGCTGGTTGATAGCGAGCGTATCCTTACCAAGCTGCGCGCCGATGGATATGATATGTCGCCCGATTATGCCGGTGCCGATGTGGTGCTGGTCAACACCTGCGGTTTCCTCGACAGCGCCAAGGAAGAGAGCCTGGAGGCGATTGGTGAGGCGATGGCGGAAAATGGCCGGGTGATCGTTACCGGCTGTATGGGCAAGGAAGCTGATACCATCCGCGCCCGCTTTCCCGATGTGTTGGCGATCACCGGCGCGGCGCAATATGAAGATGTGGTCGGCGCGGTGCATGAGGCGGCGCCACCGGCGCGCGGTGAATATATCGATCTGATTCCGCAAGCTGATCCTGACGCACAGACCAAGCATGGTGGACTGAAACTCACGCCGCGCCATTATGGCTATCTGAAGATTTCCGAAGGCTGCAACCATCGCTGTTCCTTCTGCATAATTCCGCAACTGCGCGGTGATCTGGTCAGCCGCCGCGTCGATGCGGTGCTGCGTGAGGCGGAGAAGCTGGTCGAGGCGGGCACCAAAGAGCTGTTGGTGATCAGTCAGGATACGTCGGCCTATGGTGTCGATACCCGCCATGAAACGCGGATGTGGAAAGGCCGCGAGACGCGCGCGCATATGACCGATCTGGCGCGCGAACTGGGCCAGTTGCGCACCGCTGAGGGCAGGGCGCCCTGGGTGCGGCTGCACTATGTCTATCCCTATCCGCATGTCGACAAGGTTATCCCACTCATGGCCGATGGCCTGCTGACGCCTTATCTCGACATCCCTTTTCAGCACGCCGCGCCATCGGTGCTGAAACGCATGAAGCGCCCGGCCAATGAGGCCAAGGTGCTGGAGCGGGTAAAAAAATGGCGCGATATTTGCCCTGATCTCACCATCCGCTCGACCTTTGTTGTCGGCTTTCCCGGCGAGACCGAGGAAGACTTCCAATATCTGCTCGATTGGCTCGATGAGGCGCAACTCGATCGCGTTGGCGGTTTCCGCTTCGAGCCGGTCGAGGGGGCAGCGGCCAATGCGCTTGATAATCCGGTGCCTGAAGAGCTGAAGGAAGAACGCTACCAGCGGCTGATGGAAAAAACCGCCGCAATCAGTGCCGCCCGATTACAAGCCAAGGTCGGGCGCACCCTGCCGGTGATTATCGACGAGGTTGGCGAGGCCGATGAAGAGGGTTCTATCGGCGCAACCGGACGCTCACAGGCAGATGCGCCGGGCATTGATGGCGAGGTATTCCTGCGCGATGTTGCTGCGGATCTGGCGGTCGGTGACATTATCGATGTGACGATCGAAGATGCTGACGCGCATGATCTTTATGGAGTGCCGGTATCTTAA
- a CDS encoding glycine-rich domain-containing protein: MERAISVVFALCHVQAYIRLTSDDWEKYMVRDDPLWKKLEAMKVSPPSTNFTFEQRLARDNGWNSAFTARVMKEYRRFLYLAAKSGTDITPSVAVDEVWHLHLSYTRHYWDVLCGDILQQELHHGPTAGGQVERKRYHDQYAATLSRYSETFGEEPPADIWPDAQTRFSGLLRRVDVTRNWVVPKWPLRPAVIAGAAALVSACTMLTAAASGESDGGTNPAVFIGAGTAIVGGLIALFASLHAQSKKNKDSGCGAGTAGGIGGKDNDSSADGSGGDGCGGGGGCGGG; the protein is encoded by the coding sequence ATGGAACGCGCCATTAGCGTTGTTTTTGCCTTATGTCACGTCCAAGCCTATATCCGCCTGACAAGCGATGATTGGGAGAAGTATATGGTTCGCGATGACCCACTATGGAAGAAACTGGAAGCCATGAAGGTTTCGCCGCCAAGCACCAACTTCACCTTCGAGCAACGCTTGGCGCGGGACAATGGCTGGAATTCTGCCTTCACGGCAAGAGTAATGAAGGAATATCGTCGTTTTCTGTATCTCGCCGCGAAAAGCGGTACCGATATCACCCCCTCAGTCGCTGTGGACGAAGTCTGGCATCTTCACCTCAGCTACACACGCCATTATTGGGATGTGCTGTGCGGCGACATATTGCAACAAGAGCTGCACCATGGCCCGACTGCCGGCGGTCAAGTCGAGCGCAAACGCTATCATGACCAATATGCAGCGACCCTAAGCAGATATTCCGAGACCTTTGGCGAAGAGCCACCAGCCGATATCTGGCCCGATGCACAGACGCGGTTTTCCGGTCTGCTGCGCCGTGTCGATGTGACCAGAAACTGGGTTGTCCCCAAATGGCCCTTGCGCCCAGCCGTAATTGCCGGGGCAGCCGCACTGGTTTCCGCTTGCACCATGCTGACCGCTGCGGCGAGCGGTGAAAGCGACGGCGGTACCAATCCCGCTGTCTTCATTGGTGCTGGCACAGCGATTGTAGGCGGGCTTATTGCCCTGTTTGCGAGCCTTCATGCGCAGTCAAAAAAGAACAAAGACTCTGGCTGCGGCGCGGGTACAGCTGGAGGTATCGGCGGCAAAGATAACGATAGTTCAGCCGATGGCAGCGGTGGTGATGGCTGTGGCGGCGGAGGCGGTTGCGGCGGTGGGTGA
- a CDS encoding histidine phosphatase family protein: protein MTNAPETSPPAIAGRLFIARHGETVFNAAARLQGENLHTPLTRAGFAQADGMGAALREVLGAKPSITLWASETGRALQTLAVIAEHLELDWHQARRDTRLAEIGMGSWGGRYYADVTKEYGPIVDMQTRLLTPAPDGEHYTAIAERVSEWAAEHGGEPGDKLVIMHGISSRVLRGVLLGVETDPVYGAPIAPGLPQGSVTCIENGEEHVVVTGTGGERA, encoded by the coding sequence ATGACCAACGCCCCAGAAACCAGCCCTCCAGCAATTGCTGGTCGCCTGTTTATCGCCCGCCATGGTGAAACCGTGTTTAACGCCGCTGCTCGCCTACAGGGGGAAAATCTTCATACACCGCTGACTCGGGCGGGCTTTGCCCAAGCCGATGGAATGGGCGCAGCGCTGCGTGAAGTGCTGGGGGCTAAGCCGTCCATAACGCTGTGGGCATCGGAGACCGGACGCGCCTTGCAGACATTGGCGGTGATTGCGGAGCATCTGGAACTCGATTGGCATCAAGCACGCCGCGATACCCGGTTGGCGGAAATCGGCATGGGCAGCTGGGGCGGCCGCTATTATGCCGATGTTACGAAAGAATATGGACCAATTGTCGATATGCAAACGCGATTGCTAACCCCTGCCCCTGATGGCGAACACTATACCGCTATTGCCGAGCGGGTGAGCGAGTGGGCCGCAGAACATGGCGGCGAACCGGGCGACAAGCTGGTCATTATGCACGGCATTTCCAGCCGGGTGCTGCGCGGTGTATTGCTGGGGGTGGAAACCGATCCGGTCTATGGCGCACCGATTGCGCCGGGACTTCCCCAGGGATCGGTGACCTGTATCGAGAATGGCGAAGAGCATGTGGTGGTCACCGGCACAGGCGGAGAACGGGCCTGA
- a CDS encoding EF-hand domain-containing protein: MKALAFLQPGQKTGRAALMGSLLAASLLSLLAAPVFGQSRLGGPQPRQLKPLELKKVEGIIERQHREADQDRNGYLTVEELRGQINALAESIVQQRFGRIDTDGNSSLSYAEFSAWQRSLGSQALDDRSAGSVNQAMVPNSLPFEINDRKYGRLLRRLVPPLNVTILSQADGDYDGQVSVEELKDAQSKRFKELDANSDGFLVRSEFPSRSGNRPGDRPPGAPPEGAAPPPPVSSDAPN, encoded by the coding sequence ATGAAAGCGCTTGCATTTCTGCAGCCGGGACAGAAAACTGGCAGAGCTGCTTTAATGGGCTCATTGTTGGCCGCTTCGTTGCTCTCGCTATTGGCGGCACCGGTTTTTGGACAGAGTCGTCTTGGAGGTCCGCAACCGCGTCAATTGAAGCCTCTTGAGCTAAAAAAGGTCGAAGGAATAATCGAGCGCCAGCACCGCGAAGCTGACCAGGATCGTAATGGCTATCTTACCGTTGAGGAGTTGCGCGGTCAGATCAATGCGCTGGCAGAATCGATCGTTCAACAGCGTTTTGGCCGGATTGACACAGATGGCAATTCCTCGCTCTCCTATGCCGAGTTTTCCGCTTGGCAGCGCAGCCTTGGCTCGCAGGCATTGGATGACCGATCTGCTGGTTCGGTAAATCAAGCGATGGTGCCTAATAGCCTCCCGTTCGAGATTAATGACCGCAAATATGGCCGCCTGTTGCGCAGACTCGTGCCGCCGCTGAATGTGACGATATTGTCGCAAGCCGATGGTGACTATGATGGGCAAGTAAGCGTTGAAGAATTGAAAGATGCGCAGAGCAAGCGTTTCAAGGAACTGGATGCAAATTCCGACGGCTTTCTGGTGCGCAGCGAATTTCCTTCACGCAGTGGCAATCGGCCAGGTGATCGTCCGCCAGGTGCGCCACCTGAAGGCGCAGCGCCGCCTCCGCCTGTGAGCAGTGATGCCCCCAATTAA
- the rlmN gene encoding 23S rRNA (adenine(2503)-C(2))-methyltransferase RlmN yields the protein MQIPGHIDPVPVPRPDNVTARADGRIDLMGLKREQIRDLFAEAGLDARQAKLRSKQVFHWIYHRGTSDFESMTDIAKTMRPWLAERFVIARPNVVEDQISEDGTRKWLLQTDDGHDFEMVFIPDADRGTLCISSQVGCTLNCTFCATGTMRLVRNLTPGEIVGQVMLARDALGEWPKGVMDGLDDEADSGGYTADGRLLTNIVLMGMGEPLYNFDNVRDAMQIVMHGDGLALSKRRITLSTSGIVPTMAKVGEEIGVNLAVSLHAVTKPVRDEIVPINKKYGIEELLEACAAYPGANNARRITFEYVMLKDKNDSDEDAHELVRLLKQYKLPAKVNLIPFNPWPGAPYECSTPERIKRFSDIVFEGGISAPVRTPRGRDIDAACGQLKTAAEKKSRAQRDREAAEASA from the coding sequence ATGCAGATTCCCGGCCATATCGACCCTGTGCCCGTGCCGCGCCCGGACAATGTCACCGCGCGCGCCGATGGCCGTATTGACTTGATGGGGCTGAAGCGCGAGCAGATTCGCGATCTGTTTGCCGAAGCCGGCCTTGATGCGCGCCAGGCAAAGCTGCGTTCCAAGCAGGTGTTTCACTGGATCTATCATCGCGGCACCAGCGATTTTGAAAGCATGACCGATATCGCCAAGACGATGCGGCCCTGGTTGGCCGAGCGTTTTGTGATTGCGCGCCCCAATGTGGTGGAAGACCAGATTTCCGAAGACGGCACGCGCAAATGGCTGTTGCAGACCGATGACGGTCATGATTTCGAGATGGTGTTTATCCCCGATGCAGACAGGGGCACCCTCTGCATTTCCAGTCAGGTGGGCTGCACCCTCAACTGCACCTTTTGCGCCACCGGCACCATGCGGCTGGTGCGTAATCTGACACCCGGCGAGATTGTCGGACAGGTGATGTTGGCGCGCGATGCGCTGGGCGAATGGCCCAAAGGTGTGATGGACGGTCTGGATGATGAGGCGGATAGCGGCGGTTACACTGCTGACGGCCGGTTGCTGACCAATATCGTGCTGATGGGCATGGGCGAGCCGCTGTATAATTTCGACAATGTCCGCGATGCAATGCAGATCGTGATGCATGGCGACGGGCTGGCGCTGTCGAAAAGGCGGATCACCCTTTCCACCAGCGGTATCGTGCCAACCATGGCAAAGGTCGGCGAAGAGATTGGCGTTAATCTGGCGGTCTCACTGCATGCGGTCACCAAGCCGGTGCGCGACGAGATTGTTCCGATCAACAAGAAATATGGCATTGAGGAGCTGCTGGAAGCCTGTGCTGCCTATCCCGGCGCCAATAATGCGCGGCGCATCACCTTTGAATATGTCATGCTCAAGGACAAGAATGACAGCGACGAAGACGCGCATGAACTGGTGCGGCTGCTCAAACAGTATAAGCTCCCCGCCAAGGTCAATCTGATCCCGTTCAACCCCTGGCCCGGCGCACCTTATGAATGCTCGACACCCGAGCGCATCAAGCGCTTTTCCGATATCGTGTTCGAAGGCGGTATCAGCGCGCCGGTACGCACGCCACGTGGTCGCGATATTGATGCCGCCTGTGGTCAGTTGAAAACGGCGGCAGAAAAGAAAAGCCGAGCGCAAAGGGATCGCGAAGCAGCTGAGGCCAGCGCCTAA
- a CDS encoding endonuclease/exonuclease/phosphatase family protein — translation MLPLKILTWNIEHFNGTGGKDERTRQKRLNRLDRVIQFLKDEAPDIFSISEVSSGFVYEKMVQAFPEHSFNITTGRQSQEILIGVRPGLSPFFTQKDEFKQNNAFLRPGALLTIRKDEVYIPILFVHLKSLPDPEGFGLRDAMIENIYALKKALDKAAANLAGVDEKKANFIVLGDYNTMGLDYYRSENDIPKEREIAVLTSRMRRRDMRKPPTSFPYTFYNGSGSSLPMSELDHVFVAEHMVLEQDGEGHEVQIGGWALEHIDSKRDEWIEKYSDHAPLIFTVIGV, via the coding sequence ATGCTGCCCTTGAAGATACTGACCTGGAATATCGAGCATTTTAACGGCACTGGCGGGAAGGACGAACGCACGCGGCAAAAGCGGCTCAATCGTCTCGATCGGGTTATCCAGTTCCTCAAAGATGAAGCGCCGGATATCTTCAGCATATCCGAGGTGTCGAGCGGCTTTGTCTATGAGAAGATGGTGCAGGCCTTTCCCGAGCACAGCTTTAACATCACCACCGGACGGCAATCACAGGAAATCCTGATCGGTGTGCGCCCCGGTCTGTCACCGTTTTTCACCCAGAAGGACGAATTCAAACAGAATAATGCCTTTTTGCGCCCCGGCGCCTTGCTCACCATCCGCAAGGATGAGGTCTATATCCCGATCCTGTTTGTGCATCTCAAAAGCCTGCCTGACCCGGAAGGTTTCGGCCTGCGCGATGCGATGATTGAGAATATCTACGCGCTCAAAAAAGCACTCGACAAGGCCGCGGCCAATCTGGCGGGCGTTGATGAGAAGAAGGCGAACTTTATCGTGCTCGGTGACTATAACACTATGGGGCTTGATTATTATCGCAGCGAGAATGACATCCCCAAAGAGCGCGAAATTGCAGTGCTCACCAGCCGAATGCGCCGCCGCGATATGCGCAAGCCACCGACCAGCTTTCCCTATACCTTCTACAACGGGTCAGGCTCTTCACTACCGATGTCAGAGCTCGACCATGTCTTTGTCGCCGAGCATATGGTGCTGGAGCAGGATGGTGAGGGCCATGAGGTACAGATAGGCGGCTGGGCGTTGGAGCACATCGACAGCAAGCGCGATGAATGGATTGAGAAATACTCTGATCACGCGCCGCTTATATTTACGGTGATTGGGGTTTGA
- a CDS encoding cytochrome b/b6 domain-containing protein: protein MADNQQDTIRTSVKRHGLVTRLWHWTNAVTLLVLLMSGFTIFNAHPRLYWGDTGNNFEPAWLAIGTSETRSYVRINRTKIPSTGVIGHWRDDAGRVQNWAFPDWATIPSRYDLAAGRQWHFFFAWILSISLLLFMVFSLFNKHIANDLHMRREDWSPRNIAATLWHHVRLRFPKGREALRYNSLQKLSYIGVIFIALPLMIATGLAMSPQMNAAMPWLPELFGGRQSARSWHFIIAFALVAFFLVHMLMVLLSGPIQQLRGITSGRVQISEGSE from the coding sequence ATGGCCGATAATCAGCAGGATACTATTCGCACCAGCGTGAAACGCCATGGGCTGGTGACGCGCCTTTGGCACTGGACCAATGCGGTGACGCTGCTGGTGCTGCTGATGAGCGGGTTCACCATATTCAACGCCCATCCACGGCTTTACTGGGGCGACACCGGCAACAATTTTGAACCGGCCTGGCTGGCCATCGGCACCAGCGAAACGCGCAGCTATGTCCGCATCAACCGCACCAAGATACCGTCCACCGGGGTTATCGGCCATTGGCGCGATGATGCCGGTCGGGTGCAGAATTGGGCCTTTCCCGATTGGGCCACCATCCCGTCACGCTATGATCTCGCCGCCGGGCGGCAATGGCATTTCTTCTTTGCATGGATACTGTCGATCAGCCTTTTGCTATTCATGGTTTTCAGCCTGTTTAACAAGCATATAGCCAATGATCTGCATATGCGACGTGAAGACTGGTCGCCGCGTAATATCGCCGCGACCCTATGGCATCATGTGCGGTTGCGTTTCCCAAAAGGGCGCGAAGCTTTGCGCTATAACAGTCTGCAAAAGCTCAGCTATATTGGCGTGATCTTTATCGCCCTGCCGCTGATGATTGCCACCGGGCTAGCCATGTCGCCGCAGATGAATGCGGCTATGCCCTGGCTACCCGAACTCTTTGGCGGGCGGCAATCGGCGCGGTCATGGCATTTTATCATCGCCTTTGCGCTGGTGGCGTTTTTCCTGGTGCATATGCTGATGGTCCTGCTCAGCGGTCCGATCCAGCAATTGCGTGGGATTACCTCGGGGCGCGTTCAAATTTCGGAGGGTAGCGAATGA